From a single Marinobacter sp. THAF197a genomic region:
- the folB gene encoding dihydroneopterin aldolase, protein MAEGLVDTVLIEGLAVDTVIGVYDWEREITQRILVDLEMAWDNRAPGASDNVADALDYAAVSERVSECLQTLKPQLLERAAEEIAALLQSEFGVRWLRLTLNKPGAVPAARSVGVRIVRGTRA, encoded by the coding sequence TTGGCAGAAGGTTTGGTAGACACAGTGCTCATCGAGGGCCTGGCAGTGGACACCGTGATCGGCGTTTACGATTGGGAGAGGGAAATCACCCAGCGGATACTGGTGGATCTGGAAATGGCCTGGGACAACCGTGCGCCCGGGGCCAGCGACAATGTCGCCGATGCACTGGATTACGCGGCCGTTAGTGAGCGGGTGAGTGAATGCCTGCAAACCCTGAAACCCCAGCTGCTGGAACGGGCAGCGGAGGAGATTGCTGCGCTGTTGCAGTCGGAATTTGGTGTTCGCTGGCTACGGCTGACCCTGAACAAGCCCGGGGCCGTGCCGGCTGCGCGCTCCGTGGGCGTCCGGATTGTGCGGGGAACGCGGGCATGA
- the folK gene encoding 2-amino-4-hydroxy-6-hydroxymethyldihydropteridine diphosphokinase, which translates to MSRVYISVGTNIERYRHVTVALDALAGWFGDLTISPVYESESVGFEGSDFLNLVVGIDTGLSVGELSRRFKQLEADNGRTRSAPKFSPRTLDLDILTYDDSVGVVDGVELPRAEILKNAFVLRPLADIAGAEMHPACRQTYQQLWQDYQRDQKLWPVDFSWQGRQISRAVG; encoded by the coding sequence ATGAGCCGGGTTTACATCAGTGTTGGTACTAACATCGAGCGATACCGCCATGTCACTGTGGCACTGGACGCGCTGGCAGGGTGGTTTGGAGATTTGACCATCTCGCCGGTTTACGAGAGTGAATCCGTCGGTTTTGAAGGTTCCGATTTCCTCAATCTGGTGGTGGGAATCGACACCGGGCTTTCGGTGGGAGAGCTGTCCCGCCGGTTCAAGCAGTTGGAAGCCGACAACGGCCGAACCCGATCTGCGCCCAAATTCAGCCCTCGAACCCTGGACCTGGATATATTGACCTATGATGATTCTGTCGGGGTGGTCGACGGTGTCGAGCTGCCGAGGGCGGAGATTCTCAAGAACGCTTTCGTGTTGCGGCCGCTGGCAGACATTGCCGGGGCGGAAATGCATCCGGCCTGCCGGCAAACTTACCAGCAGCTCTGGCAGGACTACCAGCGTGACCAGAAGCTCTGGCCGGTCGACTTCAGCTGGCAGGGGCGCCAGATTTCACGGGCGGTTGGCTGA
- the pgi gene encoding glucose-6-phosphate isomerase: MPDKPAPLTHLPEWRVLAQFKDKLAGTPIRDLFRDDPQRAQRYLVSGAGLTLDFSRNRLTDATFNALMDLAQACGLEQQRNALFDGGIVNRTENRPALHTALRQPRGQDVRVHGKNIIPEVHATLDRMAELVSAITEGRHTGYTNKPFTDVVSIGIGGSFLGPKLVVEALKPFWHGHLNCHFVANIDGTDIAETLRSLNPETTLFLVQSKSFRTQETLDNSLLARQWFLDKSGSEPAVARHFLAVTANVDEAIRFGIDRNNIFPMWDWVGGRYSLWSAIGLPIALIIGMEHFRALLEGAHAMDCHFREQPAASNLPVIMAMLSVWYNNFWDAQSHAVLPYDEYLKHLPEHLQQLDMESNGKRVTQNGNAVDYETGPILWGGVGANGQHAYHQLIHQGTRLIPADFIIPLQSHNPVEHHHATLFANCLSQASAMMAGKTRAEAEQELLQAGLASADAKALAPHKEIPGNKPSNILVMDKITPTTLGAVIALYEHRTFVQSVIWDIDCFDQWGVELGKQIGNQILPRLLGDKFEGTAGDSATDQMIRLFRSANRP; the protein is encoded by the coding sequence ATGCCCGACAAACCGGCACCACTGACTCACCTTCCGGAATGGCGGGTTCTGGCCCAATTCAAGGATAAGCTGGCCGGAACGCCGATACGGGATCTGTTCAGGGACGACCCGCAGCGAGCCCAGCGGTACCTGGTGAGCGGCGCCGGTCTGACCCTGGACTTCTCCCGCAATCGGCTTACCGATGCCACCTTCAACGCGCTGATGGACCTGGCCCAGGCCTGTGGCCTGGAGCAGCAGCGAAACGCGCTGTTTGATGGCGGCATCGTCAATCGAACGGAAAACCGCCCCGCCCTGCACACGGCATTGCGCCAACCCCGCGGCCAGGACGTTCGGGTACACGGTAAAAACATTATTCCGGAAGTGCACGCCACACTCGACAGAATGGCAGAGCTGGTGTCCGCCATCACCGAGGGCCGCCATACCGGTTATACCAACAAACCCTTTACCGACGTGGTGAGCATCGGTATCGGCGGCTCGTTCCTCGGCCCGAAACTGGTGGTGGAAGCCCTGAAACCCTTCTGGCACGGCCATCTGAACTGCCACTTTGTCGCCAACATCGACGGCACCGACATCGCCGAAACCTTGAGGTCGCTGAACCCGGAAACCACCTTATTCCTGGTGCAGTCGAAGTCGTTCCGCACCCAGGAAACCCTGGATAACAGCCTGTTGGCCCGCCAGTGGTTTCTCGACAAGAGCGGCAGTGAGCCAGCGGTGGCCCGGCATTTCCTGGCGGTGACCGCCAACGTGGACGAAGCCATCCGGTTTGGCATCGACCGCAACAACATCTTCCCCATGTGGGACTGGGTAGGGGGCCGCTACTCACTCTGGTCGGCCATCGGCCTGCCCATTGCCCTGATCATCGGCATGGAGCACTTCCGGGCGCTGCTTGAGGGCGCTCACGCGATGGACTGCCACTTCCGTGAACAGCCAGCAGCCAGCAACCTGCCAGTGATCATGGCCATGCTGAGCGTCTGGTACAACAACTTCTGGGATGCACAGAGCCACGCCGTTCTACCGTATGACGAATACCTCAAGCATCTGCCGGAGCACTTGCAACAGCTGGATATGGAAAGTAATGGTAAGCGGGTAACCCAGAACGGCAACGCGGTGGATTACGAAACCGGGCCAATCCTGTGGGGCGGCGTTGGCGCCAATGGCCAGCACGCTTACCACCAGCTGATTCACCAGGGCACACGGCTGATTCCGGCTGACTTCATCATCCCCTTACAGTCCCACAACCCGGTGGAACATCACCACGCTACCCTGTTTGCCAACTGCCTGAGCCAGGCCAGCGCGATGATGGCCGGGAAAACCCGGGCCGAGGCGGAACAGGAACTGTTGCAGGCGGGCCTGGCCTCGGCTGACGCAAAAGCTCTGGCACCCCACAAGGAAATCCCAGGCAATAAACCCAGCAATATTCTGGTGATGGACAAGATTACCCCGACAACCCTTGGGGCCGTGATCGCGCTGTATGAGCACCGCACCTTCGTGCAAAGCGTGATCTGGGATATCGATTGCTTTGATCAGTGGGGCGTGGAACTGGGCAAGCAGATTGGCAACCAGATCCTGCCCCGGCTGCTCGGGGATAAATTCGAAGGCACCGCCGGCGACAGTGCCACCGACCAGATGATCCGGCTATTCAGGTCAGCCAACCGCCCGTGA
- the panC gene encoding pantoate--beta-alanine ligase yields MRTVHSLKELRTILRSYRQQGKTIGLVPTMGNLHEGHVSLVRKAAEAADIVVTSIFVNPMQFGANEDLDTYPRTLADDQDKLAAAGNTLVFAPSADEIYPEGLARQTKVVVPEVSEGHCGASRPGHFEGVATVVTMLFNMVQPDLAVFGEKDFQQLAVIRKLTRDLMIPVEIIGAPTVREEDGLAKSSRNGYLNEEERAIAPVVYQTLTNVAAQLEQGRSDFDDLAREANDTLAKAGLRPDYFNIVNSQTLKPAIEADQELTLLVAAFLGTTRLIDNLSVTR; encoded by the coding sequence ATGAGAACCGTACATTCACTCAAAGAACTCCGAACCATTCTGCGCAGCTACCGGCAGCAGGGTAAAACCATTGGCCTGGTGCCCACCATGGGCAATCTGCACGAGGGCCACGTTTCGCTGGTACGGAAGGCGGCAGAGGCAGCGGATATCGTTGTCACCAGCATTTTTGTCAATCCGATGCAGTTCGGCGCCAACGAAGACCTGGACACTTACCCCCGCACACTCGCCGACGACCAGGACAAGCTGGCCGCCGCTGGCAACACCCTGGTTTTCGCGCCTTCGGCGGACGAGATTTACCCCGAAGGCCTGGCCCGACAAACCAAAGTGGTTGTGCCGGAAGTCAGCGAAGGGCACTGCGGTGCCAGCCGGCCAGGGCACTTCGAGGGTGTGGCAACGGTCGTCACCATGCTGTTCAACATGGTTCAGCCCGACCTGGCAGTGTTCGGCGAGAAAGATTTCCAGCAATTGGCCGTCATCCGCAAACTGACCCGGGACCTGATGATCCCGGTTGAAATTATTGGCGCCCCCACTGTTCGCGAAGAGGACGGGCTGGCGAAAAGCTCCAGAAACGGCTATCTCAATGAAGAGGAAAGAGCCATTGCGCCGGTGGTGTATCAGACGTTGACCAACGTGGCTGCGCAACTGGAACAGGGCCGCTCCGATTTTGACGATCTGGCACGGGAAGCGAACGACACGCTGGCCAAGGCCGGGCTACGCCCGGACTATTTCAACATTGTGAATAGCCAGACGCTGAAACCAGCCATCGAAGCAGATCAGGAGCTGACACTCCTGGTCGCGGCGTTTTTAGGGACCACCCGGCTAATCGACAACCTTAGCGTCACCCGATAA
- the panB gene encoding 3-methyl-2-oxobutanoate hydroxymethyltransferase, producing the protein MAVTINTLREYKQKGEAFSALTSYDATFAHVVSEAGVDVILIGDSLGMVLQGHDSTLPVTMEQMVYHTSCVAKGNQGSLIMADMPFMSYGTVTDALDNAAELMRAGAHMVKLEGTDWMKDTIEALSERGVPVCAHLGLTPQFVNKFGGYKVQGRDEKAAEAMIEHACELEAAGADVILLECVPAPLAARITQAVRAPVIGIGAGADTDGQVLVLHDMLGITTGRKPRFVKNFLAETNSIPEAIAAYAQAVKARSFPAEEHTFKA; encoded by the coding sequence ATGGCAGTTACCATCAATACCCTGCGGGAATACAAGCAAAAGGGCGAAGCCTTCTCTGCCCTGACCTCCTACGATGCCACCTTCGCACATGTGGTCAGTGAGGCCGGCGTTGACGTTATCCTGATTGGTGATTCGCTGGGCATGGTTCTGCAGGGGCATGACAGCACCCTGCCAGTCACAATGGAACAGATGGTTTACCACACCAGCTGCGTTGCCAAAGGCAACCAGGGTTCACTGATCATGGCCGATATGCCTTTCATGTCTTACGGCACCGTGACCGATGCCCTGGACAACGCCGCAGAACTGATGCGCGCCGGCGCCCACATGGTCAAGCTTGAGGGTACCGACTGGATGAAAGACACCATCGAAGCCCTGAGTGAGCGCGGTGTGCCGGTGTGCGCCCACCTGGGGCTGACGCCACAATTCGTCAACAAGTTTGGCGGCTACAAGGTTCAGGGCCGTGACGAAAAGGCTGCCGAAGCCATGATCGAGCATGCCTGCGAGCTGGAAGCGGCCGGCGCCGATGTCATCCTTCTGGAATGCGTACCCGCCCCTCTGGCTGCCCGCATCACCCAGGCCGTCCGGGCCCCGGTGATCGGCATTGGCGCAGGCGCAGACACCGACGGCCAGGTACTGGTGCTGCACGATATGCTGGGCATCACCACCGGCCGCAAACCCCGCTTCGTGAAGAACTTCCTGGCGGAAACCAACTCTATTCCGGAGGCCATCGCCGCCTACGCCCAGGCCGTCAAGGCGCGTTCATTTCCGGCCGAGGAGCATACGTTCAAGGCATGA
- the folK gene encoding 2-amino-4-hydroxy-6-hydroxymethyldihydropteridine diphosphokinase — MTVVAYVGLGSNLEDPTAQLARAVAELASLPNTSLMAQSAFYASRPVGPQDQPDFVNGAVQLSTELSPHQLLDHLQAIEQAHGRERLRHWGPRTLDLDLLLYGNDSIHDERLTVPHAELANRDFVLQPLLDLNPELVLPDGRSIETLRQACPDNQLRLLPPKAGSH; from the coding sequence ATGACGGTAGTGGCCTATGTTGGGCTGGGCAGCAATCTGGAAGACCCAACCGCACAGCTGGCACGCGCGGTTGCCGAACTGGCCAGCCTGCCCAACACCTCCCTGATGGCACAGTCTGCCTTCTATGCCAGCCGGCCGGTTGGCCCTCAGGATCAACCGGACTTCGTGAATGGCGCCGTGCAACTGTCCACGGAGCTGTCGCCACACCAGCTACTGGATCATCTTCAAGCCATCGAACAGGCTCATGGCCGGGAGCGACTGCGCCACTGGGGGCCCCGAACCCTGGACCTTGACCTGCTGCTTTACGGCAACGACAGCATCCACGACGAACGACTGACCGTACCCCATGCCGAGCTGGCCAACCGGGACTTCGTGCTGCAGCCCCTGCTCGATCTGAATCCCGAGCTGGTGCTGCCCGATGGCCGAAGCATTGAAACACTGCGACAAGCATGCCCGGACAACCAGCTTCGATTATTGCCCCCAAAGGCCGGAAGTCACTGA
- the pcnB gene encoding polynucleotide adenylyltransferase PcnB — translation MPKRLVEKLRSFIPGNGKKKARRYQRQEIPRDQHTVSRSMISEPARKVLHRLNKAGYEAYLVGGGVRDILLGGQPKDFDIATDATPEEVHDLFRNSRLIGRRFRIVHVVFGREIIEVTTFRGNARDTEDEPAADEHRTSEHGLLLRDNVYGNQEEDALRRDFTINALYYCIRNFTIIDYANGVDDLKNRQIRLIGDPETRYREDPVRMLRAIRFAAKLGFEIEPDTEAPIRELAPLLTHIPSARLFDEVLKLFSAGHGEATYDLLSEYGLLAPLFPETAKAIDAGESDELIRQALRNTDARIAQGKSVTPYFLFAAMLWPALQVEWRRRQDNGDPVQPALHGAIGKVIGRQVQATAIPKRFSGPMKEIWEMQMRLPRRQGKRAFGTLTHPRFRAAYDFLLVRESAGEIEPGLGDWWTEFQRLDERGQEKMLSELGSASTPRKRRRKRSPVKRPPQA, via the coding sequence ATGCCTAAACGACTTGTAGAAAAACTACGCTCCTTCATTCCCGGCAACGGGAAAAAGAAAGCCCGACGCTACCAGCGGCAGGAGATCCCCCGGGATCAGCACACCGTGTCCCGCTCGATGATCAGCGAGCCCGCACGAAAAGTCCTGCATCGGCTCAACAAAGCCGGCTATGAAGCTTATCTGGTGGGTGGCGGCGTGCGCGACATCCTCCTGGGCGGACAGCCAAAGGATTTCGACATTGCCACCGACGCTACCCCTGAGGAAGTTCACGACCTGTTCCGGAATTCCCGACTGATCGGGCGCCGGTTCCGGATTGTGCACGTGGTATTCGGCCGGGAAATCATCGAGGTGACCACTTTCAGGGGCAACGCCCGGGACACCGAAGATGAACCGGCAGCCGACGAGCACAGAACCAGTGAGCATGGCCTGCTGTTGCGCGACAATGTCTACGGCAACCAGGAAGAAGACGCCCTGCGCCGTGACTTCACCATCAACGCGCTTTACTACTGCATCCGCAACTTCACCATCATCGACTACGCCAACGGCGTTGACGATCTGAAAAATCGCCAGATCCGCCTGATCGGTGACCCGGAAACCCGCTACCGTGAAGACCCGGTTCGCATGCTTCGCGCCATCCGCTTTGCCGCCAAACTGGGTTTCGAGATTGAACCGGACACCGAAGCTCCCATCCGGGAACTGGCTCCACTGCTGACTCACATCCCATCGGCCCGGCTATTTGATGAAGTGCTCAAGCTGTTCTCGGCGGGCCATGGCGAAGCTACCTACGACTTGCTCAGCGAGTACGGGCTACTGGCGCCCTTGTTCCCGGAAACCGCCAAGGCCATCGACGCCGGGGAATCCGACGAACTCATTCGCCAGGCACTGCGCAATACCGACGCCCGGATTGCCCAGGGCAAATCCGTCACTCCTTACTTCCTGTTTGCCGCCATGCTCTGGCCGGCCCTACAAGTGGAATGGCGCCGCCGCCAGGATAATGGCGACCCGGTGCAGCCCGCCCTTCATGGCGCCATCGGCAAAGTCATTGGCCGGCAGGTGCAGGCCACGGCCATTCCGAAACGCTTCTCAGGCCCGATGAAAGAGATCTGGGAAATGCAGATGCGCCTGCCCAGGCGCCAGGGCAAGCGGGCTTTTGGCACGCTGACCCACCCGCGCTTCCGGGCTGCGTACGATTTCCTGCTGGTACGTGAATCCGCCGGCGAGATCGAACCGGGCCTCGGCGACTGGTGGACGGAATTCCAGCGCCTGGATGAACGCGGGCAGGAAAAAATGCTGTCGGAACTGGGCTCCGCCAGCACCCCGCGTAAACGGCGCCGCAAACGCAGCCCGGTCAAAAGGCCACCGCAAGCATGA
- a CDS encoding sigma-54-dependent transcriptional regulator, whose amino-acid sequence MPRILIVEDEDIIRSAVRKLLQHAGYEVADAVSVEEADNLEPDGFDLIITDLRLPGAAGTEMINRAPNTPVLIMTSYASLRSAVDSMKLGAVDYIAKPFDHDEMLAAVENILARQSTQPAEPGSGESTGQHQATESDPAAIMYGQCEPMQKVFTLIRKVAPTETTVLIQGESGTGKELAARALHLLSPRATKPLISVNCAAIPESLIESELFGHEKGAFTGAVSARTGLIEAADGGSLFLDEIGELPAEAQARLLRVLQESEIRKVGSTQSRKVDVRMIAATHRNLKAMTRTGEFREDLYYRLNVMQIRIPPLRERRSDILGLARRFLKRQAEKLGRPELSLSPEAMQALERCRWPGNVRELENAIERASILTDGDIITPSVLDLDNEGSDEYIPETLVEGNNEQTRTREPDSANDLSLEDYFQHFVLENQDRMSETELAQKLGISRKSLWERRQRLGIPRKKSS is encoded by the coding sequence ATGCCCCGTATTCTGATAGTTGAAGATGAAGACATTATCCGCTCCGCGGTCCGCAAGCTTCTACAGCACGCCGGTTACGAAGTGGCGGATGCCGTCTCCGTTGAGGAAGCGGACAACCTGGAACCGGACGGCTTTGACCTGATCATCACAGATCTGCGCCTGCCCGGCGCGGCGGGTACCGAGATGATCAACCGGGCGCCCAACACCCCGGTGCTGATCATGACCAGCTATGCCAGCCTGCGCTCCGCCGTGGATTCCATGAAACTCGGCGCCGTGGACTACATCGCCAAGCCCTTTGATCACGATGAAATGCTCGCAGCCGTGGAGAACATCCTGGCCCGCCAGAGTACGCAGCCTGCTGAGCCCGGCAGTGGCGAGAGCACCGGGCAGCACCAGGCGACCGAATCCGACCCGGCAGCCATCATGTACGGCCAGTGCGAGCCCATGCAGAAGGTGTTCACGCTGATTCGCAAGGTGGCCCCGACCGAAACCACCGTCCTGATACAGGGCGAGTCCGGCACCGGCAAGGAGTTGGCGGCCAGAGCCCTGCATCTGCTCAGCCCCCGGGCTACCAAGCCGCTGATTTCAGTAAACTGCGCCGCCATACCCGAAAGCCTGATTGAATCGGAGTTGTTCGGCCATGAGAAAGGCGCCTTCACCGGCGCCGTATCCGCCCGTACCGGTCTGATTGAAGCCGCCGATGGCGGCAGCCTGTTCCTTGATGAGATAGGAGAACTGCCAGCGGAAGCCCAGGCCCGGCTACTGCGGGTGCTGCAGGAAAGCGAGATCCGCAAGGTCGGCTCCACCCAGAGCCGGAAAGTCGATGTGCGCATGATTGCCGCAACCCACCGCAACCTGAAAGCAATGACCCGCACCGGAGAATTCCGGGAAGACCTGTATTACCGGCTTAACGTAATGCAAATCCGAATTCCGCCCCTGCGAGAACGCCGGTCAGACATTCTGGGCCTGGCCCGCCGTTTCCTTAAGCGGCAGGCAGAGAAGCTCGGACGGCCGGAGCTCAGTCTCAGCCCGGAGGCCATGCAGGCGCTGGAGCGGTGCCGCTGGCCAGGTAACGTGCGGGAGCTGGAAAATGCCATCGAACGGGCCTCCATTCTCACGGACGGAGACATCATCACCCCCTCAGTGCTGGACCTCGATAACGAGGGCAGTGACGAATACATTCCCGAAACTTTGGTAGAAGGCAACAACGAGCAGACCCGCACCCGCGAGCCGGACTCCGCCAACGACCTGTCTCTGGAAGACTACTTTCAGCATTTTGTGCTGGAGAACCAGGACCGGATGAGCGAAACCGAGCTGGCTCAGAAACTGGGCATCAGCCGGAAATCTCTGTGGGAACGGCGCCAGCGTTTGGGTATTCCCCGCAAGAAAAGTTCCTGA
- a CDS encoding ATP-binding protein, with translation MSFSASGLLLASLLYLILLFGIAWSTERGTLLRQWVRHPLVYTLSLGVYAGIWAVYGAIGMAAESGYGFLAYYLGISGAFLLAPVLLNPILRIGRAYQLTSLADLFAYRYRSQWAGTLVTLCSAAAILALLSMQIQAVAVSASLLAPDTSPKAISVMFSLIVVLFTMLFGARRHQSSGNHQGLVLAIAFDSLVKVVALLVLGGVVLFGVFGGTDGLEEWLAQASHPEATMTMAINDGSWRALLLMSFAAALVLPHMYHMTFSENPSPRALAKASWGLPLYLLLLGLPVPLIVWAGQALGVVVPQAFFSIGVAQALESPALTLLMYIAGLSAASGLMIVSTLALSGMVLNHVVLPLKTPKDQGDIYQWLQWVKRLLIAVILFLALLFHETIGQNLDLSILGAISLSGTLQLLPGALGVIYWPEGNRRGLIAGLLTGLAIWMTTLVLPFSYAADLLSWLDLPVTPGYDNWHLFTFISLTANISVFALVSILSPASPEETSAAQACSLGALSRPQRRELLATSSNDFVQHLTDPLGPTVARREVERALGQLKLPNVEFRPYQLRRLRDQVEINLSGLLGPAVARDIVKRHLGFKPLTHGGTGQDIRYVERALGDYQNQLTGLAGELDNLRRHYRQTLQNLPIPACSVGEDGEILMWNHAIESLTGISADEVVGAKLMALPEHWHTLLDDFNRGDDLHRYKHRLDLRGKPHWLNLHKAALSGPDHPEGGSIILVEDQTETRLLEDELMHSERLASVGRLAAGVAHEIGNPVTGISSLAQNLKLETDDPSILETADQIQQQTRRISAILQSLMNFARTGNHAHANRYEPVSIHRCVEESINLLSLSDKGMGIRYMNECPANLQILGDEQRLVQVFVNLLANARDASPDGGTIRVSGKGDGYSAIIEVIDEGTGIPADQLDHIFEPFYTTKAPNKGTGLGLSLVYSIVEEHYGNVQVESPADTERQRGTCVRLRLPAYEPDTDTGNSTPNERS, from the coding sequence ATGAGTTTTAGCGCCAGCGGCCTGCTACTGGCCAGCCTCCTGTACCTGATTCTGTTGTTCGGCATTGCCTGGAGTACCGAGCGGGGCACTCTGCTGCGCCAGTGGGTACGACATCCTCTAGTTTATACCCTCAGCCTTGGCGTCTACGCCGGCATCTGGGCAGTCTACGGCGCCATCGGCATGGCCGCGGAATCCGGTTACGGCTTTCTGGCTTACTATCTGGGTATCTCCGGGGCCTTTCTGCTGGCACCGGTGTTGCTGAACCCGATCTTGCGCATCGGCCGCGCTTATCAACTGACGTCCCTGGCTGACCTGTTTGCCTATCGTTATCGCAGCCAGTGGGCCGGCACCCTGGTGACACTCTGCTCAGCCGCCGCCATTCTGGCGCTGCTGAGCATGCAGATTCAGGCTGTTGCGGTATCGGCGTCCCTGCTCGCGCCTGACACCTCACCCAAAGCCATCAGTGTGATGTTCAGCCTGATCGTCGTGCTGTTCACCATGCTCTTTGGCGCACGCCGGCACCAGAGCTCTGGCAACCATCAGGGGCTGGTGCTGGCCATCGCCTTTGACTCCCTGGTCAAGGTGGTTGCCCTGCTGGTGCTGGGTGGTGTGGTGTTATTCGGTGTGTTCGGCGGCACCGACGGGCTTGAAGAATGGTTGGCCCAGGCCTCACACCCCGAGGCAACCATGACCATGGCGATCAATGACGGCAGCTGGCGGGCCCTGCTGCTGATGTCGTTTGCCGCCGCGCTGGTCCTGCCGCACATGTACCATATGACCTTCAGCGAGAACCCATCGCCAAGAGCCCTGGCGAAAGCCAGCTGGGGCCTGCCCCTGTATCTGCTGCTGCTTGGCCTGCCTGTGCCCCTGATTGTCTGGGCCGGTCAGGCCCTGGGTGTTGTTGTGCCCCAGGCGTTTTTCAGTATCGGGGTGGCCCAGGCACTGGAGAGCCCAGCGCTAACACTGTTGATGTATATCGCAGGGCTTTCCGCCGCCAGCGGACTGATGATCGTCAGCACCCTGGCGCTGTCGGGTATGGTTCTGAACCATGTTGTGCTGCCCCTGAAAACCCCCAAAGACCAGGGCGACATCTATCAGTGGCTGCAGTGGGTAAAACGCCTGCTCATTGCCGTTATCCTGTTTCTGGCGCTGCTATTCCACGAAACCATTGGCCAGAACCTGGACCTGTCCATCCTCGGAGCAATCTCGCTCTCCGGCACCTTGCAGCTGCTACCAGGCGCCCTCGGCGTTATCTACTGGCCGGAGGGCAACCGGCGCGGCCTGATCGCCGGACTGCTGACCGGCCTGGCCATCTGGATGACCACCCTGGTGCTGCCGTTTTCCTACGCCGCCGACCTGCTGTCCTGGCTGGACCTTCCGGTCACTCCGGGTTATGACAACTGGCATCTGTTCACGTTCATCAGCCTGACGGCCAACATTTCGGTGTTTGCACTGGTCTCCATCCTGAGCCCCGCGTCTCCGGAAGAAACCAGCGCGGCACAGGCCTGCTCCCTGGGTGCGCTGTCTCGCCCACAGCGTAGGGAACTGCTGGCAACATCTTCCAACGACTTCGTTCAACACCTGACCGACCCGCTGGGCCCGACCGTGGCCCGGCGGGAAGTGGAGCGCGCACTGGGGCAATTAAAGCTGCCCAACGTGGAGTTTCGCCCCTACCAGCTCAGGCGCCTGCGGGATCAGGTTGAAATCAACCTGTCGGGCTTGCTGGGCCCTGCCGTGGCCCGGGATATTGTCAAACGCCATCTGGGCTTCAAACCCCTGACCCACGGCGGCACCGGCCAGGACATCCGCTACGTGGAACGGGCGCTGGGCGACTACCAGAACCAGCTCACCGGCCTGGCGGGGGAGCTCGACAACTTGCGGCGCCACTACCGGCAGACCCTGCAGAACCTGCCGATACCCGCCTGCTCTGTCGGTGAGGATGGCGAAATCCTGATGTGGAACCACGCCATCGAATCGCTCACCGGCATTTCTGCCGACGAGGTGGTCGGCGCCAAACTCATGGCTCTGCCGGAGCACTGGCATACCCTGCTGGACGACTTCAACCGGGGCGACGACCTGCACCGTTACAAACACCGGCTGGACCTGCGCGGCAAGCCCCACTGGCTGAACCTTCATAAGGCCGCCCTGAGCGGGCCAGACCATCCAGAGGGTGGCTCTATCATTCTGGTGGAAGACCAGACCGAAACCCGGTTGCTGGAAGACGAGCTGATGCACAGTGAACGGCTGGCCTCCGTGGGCCGACTGGCCGCAGGTGTTGCCCACGAGATTGGCAACCCGGTCACCGGTATTTCGTCGTTGGCCCAGAACCTGAAACTGGAAACCGACGACCCGTCCATCCTGGAAACCGCAGACCAGATACAGCAGCAAACCCGACGCATCTCCGCCATTCTGCAGTCACTGATGAACTTTGCCCGAACGGGCAACCACGCCCATGCCAACCGCTATGAGCCGGTCAGTATCCACCGCTGCGTGGAAGAATCCATCAACCTGTTGTCGCTGAGTGACAAGGGTATGGGCATCCGGTACATGAATGAGTGCCCGGCAAACCTGCAGATACTGGGGGATGAGCAACGCCTGGTGCAGGTCTTCGTCAACCTGCTGGCCAACGCCCGTGATGCCTCGCCAGACGGCGGCACCATTCGGGTCAGTGGAAAGGGCGATGGCTACTCCGCTATCATCGAAGTGATTGACGAAGGCACCGGCATTCCCGCTGACCAGCTGGACCATATCTTTGAACCGTTTTACACCACCAAAGCACCGAACAAAGGCACGGGCCTTGGGCTTTCGCTGGTGTACAGCATTGTTGAAGAACACTATGGCAACGTACAAGTGGAAAGCCCGGCCGATACCGAACGCCAGCGGGGAACCTGTGTAAGGTTACGCCTGCCCGCCTACGAGCCAGACACCGATACCGGCAACAGCACCCCGAACGAAAGGTCGTGA